In Collimonas arenae, a single genomic region encodes these proteins:
- a CDS encoding D-amino acid aminotransferase: MQDPLVYLNGSMTPLSEAHIPVLDRGFIFGDGVYEVVPIYGRKLFRSEHHLARLFRSLAKISIPNPHDKQQWLALIQGVIDAHPAADQMVYIHVTRGVAKRGHAFPKEPLTPTVFIMTNPLVLPSAALRASGVPCVAMEDQRWLHCEIKSISLLGNVLAAQNAAEHGVVEAIQFRDGWLTEASSSNVWIVKHGKLMAPPKNNLILEGIRYQLIEELCAGGGIPFEARRIAREEVFAADEVLLSSATKEVLPVVSIDGKTIGNGAPGPIYKQLYEAYQAAKAA, translated from the coding sequence ATGCAAGACCCGCTGGTCTATCTCAATGGCAGCATGACTCCGCTCTCGGAAGCGCACATCCCTGTGCTCGATCGTGGCTTCATTTTTGGCGACGGCGTATACGAAGTGGTCCCTATCTATGGCCGCAAACTGTTTCGTTCGGAGCATCATCTGGCGCGCCTGTTCCGCAGCCTGGCGAAGATCAGTATTCCGAATCCGCATGACAAGCAGCAGTGGCTGGCGCTGATCCAGGGTGTGATCGACGCCCATCCGGCGGCTGACCAGATGGTCTATATCCACGTTACCCGCGGCGTCGCCAAGCGTGGGCACGCGTTTCCGAAGGAACCGTTGACGCCGACCGTGTTCATCATGACCAACCCGCTGGTATTGCCGAGCGCGGCTTTGCGCGCCAGCGGCGTGCCTTGCGTGGCGATGGAAGACCAGCGCTGGCTGCACTGCGAGATCAAGTCGATCTCGTTGCTGGGTAACGTGCTGGCGGCGCAGAATGCGGCCGAGCACGGCGTGGTCGAGGCGATCCAGTTTCGCGACGGCTGGCTGACCGAGGCTTCGTCTTCCAATGTCTGGATCGTCAAGCACGGCAAGCTGATGGCGCCGCCCAAGAACAACCTGATCCTGGAAGGCATCCGCTATCAGCTGATCGAGGAATTGTGCGCCGGCGGCGGCATTCCGTTCGAGGCGCGCCGCATTGCGCGCGAAGAAGTGTTTGCCGCCGATGAAGTGCTGCTGTCGTCGGCCACCAAGGAAGTGCTGCCGGTAGTGTCGATTGACGGCAAGACTATTGGAAATGGCGCACCCGGCCCCATATACAAGCAGTTATACGAGGCTTATCAAGCAGCGAAGGCGGCTTGA